From a single Phormidium ambiguum IAM M-71 genomic region:
- a CDS encoding diguanylate cyclase domain-containing protein, translating to MTVDSGQEYKGNILLVDDIPENLRLLNELLLESGYTVRNVTSGRMALKTVKAKPPDVIFLDIKMPEMDGYEVCKILKTDENLRNIPVIFMSALDDAFDKVTAFKLGAIDYITKPFHIEEVLARLENHLIIQRQQKLLEQENIKRKEAEEILYQSRALLASILNSSMDGIAAMQAVRHPDTGNIEDFRFLVVNSIIAKAFHCDCEEMIGKLLLKNFLHKVDPEIFNSLIKVVETGNPLENDFYYEIGNSCWYHFVAVKLDDGFAITICDITARKNIELALQEANQKLEELANQDGLTQVANRRCFDARLQAEWKRLTREKQPLSLILLDIDQFKSYNDCYGHLAGDDCLFKIAQTLQKVIRRPADLVARYGGEEFAIVLPNTSLEGAIKVAQSIQEVIHDLAIPHAPSTGKGIITVSMGISSLLPNLEVEPDRLIADADTALYNAKQQGRDRFSINYEKINF from the coding sequence ATGACTGTTGATTCTGGTCAAGAATATAAAGGTAACATTCTTCTGGTAGATGATATTCCAGAAAATTTGCGATTATTAAATGAATTACTTCTTGAATCTGGCTACACTGTTCGCAACGTCACTAGTGGCAGAATGGCACTAAAAACGGTAAAAGCAAAGCCCCCAGATGTGATATTTTTAGATATCAAAATGCCAGAAATGGACGGTTACGAAGTCTGCAAAATTCTCAAAACAGATGAGAATTTACGGAACATACCTGTTATTTTCATGAGTGCATTAGATGATGCTTTCGACAAAGTAACCGCCTTTAAATTAGGAGCAATAGACTATATCACTAAACCATTTCACATTGAAGAAGTATTAGCCCGTTTAGAAAATCATTTAATTATTCAACGTCAACAAAAACTTCTGGAACAAGAAAATATTAAGCGCAAAGAAGCAGAAGAAATACTTTATCAATCAAGAGCTTTACTTGCTAGTATTTTAAATAGTTCAATGGATGGGATCGCAGCCATGCAAGCTGTTCGTCATCCCGACACAGGCAATATTGAAGATTTTCGTTTTTTAGTGGTTAACTCCATAATTGCTAAAGCTTTTCACTGCGACTGTGAAGAAATGATTGGCAAATTGTTATTAAAAAACTTTTTGCATAAAGTCGATCCAGAAATATTTAACAGTTTAATTAAAGTTGTCGAAACAGGAAATCCGTTAGAAAATGATTTTTATTATGAAATAGGAAACTCTTGTTGGTATCACTTTGTAGCAGTAAAGTTAGATGATGGTTTTGCTATTACTATATGTGATATTACGGCACGCAAAAATATAGAATTAGCTCTCCAAGAAGCAAATCAAAAACTAGAAGAATTGGCAAACCAGGACGGTTTGACTCAAGTAGCTAACCGTCGCTGCTTCGATGCACGGTTGCAAGCAGAATGGAAACGCCTCACGCGGGAAAAACAGCCTCTATCACTAATTTTATTAGACATCGATCAATTCAAATCTTATAACGATTGCTATGGGCATCTTGCAGGTGATGATTGCCTATTTAAAATAGCGCAAACATTACAGAAAGTAATCCGTCGTCCCGCTGATTTGGTAGCACGTTACGGTGGTGAAGAATTTGCGATCGTTCTTCCTAATACAAGTTTAGAAGGAGCAATTAAGGTAGCACAAAGCATTCAAGAAGTAATTCACGATTTAGCGATTCCTCATGCACCCTCAACCGGGAAAGGAATTATCACGGTTAGTATGGGTATTTCGTCACTTTTACCTAATTTAGAAGTTGAACCAGATCGACTAATAGCTGATGCTGATACAGCTTTATATAATGCCAAACAACAAGGACGCGATCGCTTTAGTATAAATTACGAAAAAATAAATTTTTAA
- a CDS encoding type II toxin-antitoxin system HicB family antitoxin: MKQFKIIVEKHPDGYVAYPLGIKGAVVGQGDTYEEALADVNSAIVCYIEIFGTEMLEDEPPVIEAFLTETEVTI; the protein is encoded by the coding sequence ATGAAACAATTCAAAATTATTGTGGAAAAACATCCTGATGGTTATGTTGCTTATCCTTTAGGTATTAAAGGTGCTGTAGTTGGTCAAGGTGATACTTATGAAGAGGCTTTAGCTGATGTAAATTCAGCTATTGTTTGTTACATCGAAATTTTTGGTACAGAAATGCTAGAAGATGAGCCACCAGTAATAGAAGCTTTCTTAACAGAAACAGAGGTGACTATCTAA
- a CDS encoding type II toxin-antitoxin system HicA family toxin — MPNFPADAPKSRVIRAFALLRFRIIREREHIVMVRENDDGTETPLVMPNHSQIKSGTLRTICTQVGISREEFLAVYHQT; from the coding sequence ATGCCCAATTTTCCAGCGGATGCGCCTAAAAGTAGAGTGATTAGAGCTTTTGCGTTATTAAGATTTCGCATTATTCGAGAGCGAGAACATATTGTGATGGTACGAGAAAATGATGATGGAACAGAGACACCTTTGGTGATGCCTAATCACTCTCAAATTAAATCAGGTACGTTAAGAACTATTTGTACTCAAGTGGGAATTTCACGAGAGGAATTTTTGGCAGTATATCATCAAACTTAA